In Leucoraja erinacea ecotype New England chromosome 15, Leri_hhj_1, whole genome shotgun sequence, the following proteins share a genomic window:
- the LOC129704343 gene encoding gastrula zinc finger protein XlCGF49.1-like, producing MMANGQFHTGDRPFVCPECGKSFTRPSGLKAHQRVHTGERPFTCSICLEVFSQSKNLTAHQRIHTGEKPFSCSECGKGFTWSFSLVIHQRIHRGEKPFTCSACGKGFFDSSSLTKHLRVHTGERPFVCSECGKTYTRSSHLLMHQRVHAEVRPFICSESGKGFARGSHLLTEPQVRTFTCPECGKAFDQSSELQKHQRVHTEVKPFICTECGKGFRLSSRLLTHRLIHTGERPYACAACGKGFIQLCQLQKHRRVHTGVKD from the coding sequence ATGATGGCCAACGGGCAGTTTCACACCGGAGACCGGCCATTTGTGTGCCCTGAATGTGGGAAGAGCTTCACTCGGCCATCGGGTCTGAAGGCACACCAGCGGGTTCACACTGGGGAAAGGCCATTCACCTGCTCGATCTGCTTGGAGGTATTCTCTCAGTCCAAAAATCTGACGGCACACCAGCGAATTCACACGGGGGAGAAGCCATTCAGctgctctgagtgtgggaagggattcacttgGTCATTCAGCCTGGTAATTCACCAGCGGATTCACAGAGGAGAGAAACCCTTCACCTGCTCTGCGTGTGGAAAGGGATTTTTTGATTCGTCCAGTTTGACGAAACACTTGCGAGTCCACACTGGGGAGAGACCGTTTGTCTGCTCTGAGTGTGGCAAGACGTACACTCGGTCGTCCCACCTGCTGATGCACCAGCGCGTTCACGCCGAGGTGAGACCGTTTATCTGCTCCGAGAGTGGGAAGGGATTCGCTCGAGGATCCCACCTGCTGACGGAGCCGCAGGTTCGCACGTTCACCTGCCCTGAGTGCGGCAAGGCGTTCGATCAGTCGTCCGAGTTACAGAAACACCAGCGAGTTCACACGGAGGTGAAGCCGTTCATCTGCactgagtgtgggaagggattccgTTTGTCATCTCGGCTACTGACGCACCGGCTAattcacactggggagaggccaTACGCCTGCGCTGcatgtgggaagggattcattcAGTTGTGTCAGTTACAAAAGCATCGGCGAGTGCACACTGGGGTAAAAGATTAA